One window of Triticum dicoccoides isolate Atlit2015 ecotype Zavitan chromosome 5A, WEW_v2.0, whole genome shotgun sequence genomic DNA carries:
- the LOC119299010 gene encoding pectinesterase-like — protein MSPLYCHGKPRPLLLLLLLAVTLTLLAAAATAEDVSSGTAPFYPSAEAAAAAHCEGTLYPELCLSTLADIPDLHKKPLPDVICAAVNRTETEVTTMSANCSAYLHGRSLTSRDHLAVMDCMELLDTTMDELVATTADLQSPSAARRPTMEHAVTVLSAAITNQQTCLEGFSYQKGGEVRRYMEPGIRHIAKMVSNSLAMAKKMPGAGAGGSKPSPSTEETESVAARQPFTGYGQVVKGGFPRWVRPGDRRLLQAPASGIQANAVVAKDGSGGFTTVSAAVAAAPANSKSRYVIYIKAGAYMENVEVGKSHKNLMFMGDGMGKTVIKASLNVVDGSTTFRSATVAVVGSNFLARDLTIENAAGPSKHQAVALRVGADLSAFYRCSFVGYQDTLYVHSLRQFFRECDIYGTIDFVFGNSAAVLQSCNLYARRPLPNQSNIYTAQGRTDPNQNTGISVQKSKVAAASDLAAVQSSFKTYLGRPWKQYSRTVFIQSELDSVVDPAGWLAWDGTFALDTLYYAEYQNTGPGAGTSGRVSWMGYRGIISASEASTFTVGSFIDGDVWLAGTSIPFSGGL, from the exons ATGTCACCCTTGTACTGCCACGGGAAACCaaggcctctcctcctcctcctcctcctcgcggtcACCCTCACACTACTCGCCGCCGCAGCCACGGCCGAGGATGTCTCCTCCGGCACGGCCCCCTTCTACCCCTCCgcggaggcggccgcggcggcgcACTGCGAAGGCACGCTGTACCCGGAGCTGTGCCTGTCCACGCTCGCCGACATCCCGGACCTCCACAAGAAGCCGCTCCCGGACGTGATCTGCGCGGCCGTCAACCGCACCGAGACCGAGGTGACCACCATGTCCGCCAACTGCTCCGCCTACCTTCACGGGAGGTCCCTCACGTCGCGCGACCACCTCGCCGTCATGGACTGCATGGAGCTCCTCGACACCACCATGGACGAGCTGGTGGCCACCACGGCCGACCTGCAGTCGCCGTCCGCGGCCAGGCGGCCGACCATGGAGCACGCCGTGACGGTGCTCTCGGCGGCCATCACCAACCAGCAGACCTGCCTGGAGGGCTTCTCGTACCAGAAGGGCGGCGAGGTGCGGCGCTACATGGAGCCCGGCATCCGGCACATCGCCAAGATGGTCAGCAACTCGCTGGCCATGGCCAAGAAGATGCCCGGTGCCGGGGCTGGCGGCTCTAAGCCTTCACCGTCGACGGAGGAAACGGAAAGCGTCGCGGCGCGGCAGCCGTTCACGGGGTACGGGCAGGTGGTGAAGGGCGGGTTCCCGCGGTGGGTGAGGCCCGGGGACCGGCGGCTGCTGCAGGCGCCGGCGTCGGGCATCCAGGCGAACGCGGTGGTGGCCAAGGACGGGAGCGGGGGGTTCACGACGGTGTcggccgcggtggcggcggcgccggccaACTCGAAGAGCAGGTACGTGATCTACATCAAGGCCGGGGCGTACATGGAGAACGTGGAGGTGGGGAAGAGCCACAAGAACCTCATGTTCATGGGCGACGGCATGGGCAAGACGGTGATCAAGGCCAGCCTCAACGTCGTCGACGGCTCCACCACCTTCCGCTCCGCCACAGTCG CTGTGGTGGGCAGCAACTTCCTGGCCCGCGACCTCACCATCGAGAACGCGGCCGGCCCGTCCAAGCACCAGGCGGTGGCGCTCCGCGTCGGCGCCGACCTCTCGGCGTTCTACCGCTGCAGCTTCGTGGGCTACCAGGACACCCTCTACGTGCACTCGCTCCGGCAGTTCTTCCGCGAGTGCGACATCTACGGCACCATCGACTTCGTCTTCGGCAACTCCGCCGCCGTGCTCCAGAGCTGCAACCTCTACGCGCGCCGGCCCCTCCCTAACCAGAGCAACATCTACACGGCGCAGGGCCGGACGGACCCCAACCAGAACACCGGCATCTCCGTCCAGAAGAGCAAGGTGGCCGCCGCCTCCGACCTCGCCGCCGTGCAGTCCAGCTTCAAGACCTACCTGGGCCGGCCGTGGAAGCAGTACTCGCGCACCGTCTTCATCCAGTCGGAGCTCGACAGCGTCGTCGACCCCGCCGGCTGGCTCGCGTGGGACGGCACCTTCGCGCTCGACACGCTATACTACGCCGAGTACCAGAACACGGGGCCCGGCGCCGGCACGTCCGGCCGGGTGTCGTGGATGGGGTACCGTGGCATCATTAGCGCGTCTGAGGCCAGCACCTTCACGGTGGGGTCCTTCATCGACGGCGACGTCTGGCTCGCCGGCACGTCCATCCCATTCTCCGGCGGGTTGTGA